From Amycolatopsis sp. cg9, one genomic window encodes:
- a CDS encoding Imm7 family immunity protein, translating into MFEFHGWVTIQATASGDDDAALLERLVDRVHRAIRDAGDFDLIDLRWSGGMPMLHIAGFDKHGGRGLELLDLFTRVSELAAGSYGLLHVWDDQDTEHDNEFRVYRMARGQVTEREDPHLTPVAPTVLDVYEL; encoded by the coding sequence GTGTTCGAATTCCACGGCTGGGTGACCATCCAGGCGACCGCGAGCGGCGACGACGACGCGGCCCTCCTGGAGCGCCTGGTCGACCGCGTCCACCGCGCGATCCGCGATGCGGGCGACTTCGACCTGATCGACCTCCGCTGGAGCGGGGGCATGCCCATGCTCCACATCGCGGGCTTCGACAAGCACGGCGGCCGCGGCCTGGAACTCCTCGACCTCTTCACGAGGGTCAGTGAACTGGCGGCGGGCTCGTACGGCCTGCTCCACGTCTGGGACGACCAGGACACCGAGCACGACAACGAATTCCGCGTCTACCGCATGGCCCGTGGCCAGGTGACGGAACGCGAAGACCCCCACCTGACCCCGGTCGCCCCGACGGTCCTGGACGTCTACGAGCTGTAG
- a CDS encoding YiaA/YiaB family inner membrane protein: MTKSGTTSPTTTAFYIQAALSFGLALAAVAGGIAYLPVDGWVRGFLALGMLYLVTSTFTLAKCVRDRQDETSVVSRVDQARLDKLLAEHDPYQTHAV; this comes from the coding sequence ATGACCAAATCCGGAACCACGTCCCCCACCACGACGGCCTTCTACATCCAGGCGGCGCTTTCGTTCGGCCTGGCGCTGGCGGCGGTCGCCGGCGGGATCGCGTACCTCCCGGTCGACGGCTGGGTCCGCGGCTTCCTCGCCCTCGGCATGCTCTACCTGGTCACCTCGACGTTCACGCTCGCCAAGTGCGTCCGGGACAGACAGGACGAGACCTCCGTGGTCTCGCGCGTCGACCAGGCCCGGCTCGACAAGCTCCTCGCCGAGCACGACCCCTACCAAACCCACGCCGTGTGA
- a CDS encoding sigma factor, with protein MTELGTVPPPAASESDEQALLQRLRNGEDAAFGELFELHAAAVRRLAQSLAADRSEAEDITAETFFRVLQALRRGAGPRDYVRAYLLTVARRVSWEWHGARRDVPVSDDELTFRAGAGADTHARAAEHTLITTAFTSLPERWRTVLWQTEVEGEQPAMVAPHFGLSANATAALARRARQGLRAAYLQAHLSVNRGPDSCRAVVEKLGGFTAGSVTGAEAERIKAHLHGCSSCRATQDELRDVCSSLRAHAGVLVLLVPAAASVGGSGVLAGIGTTIKGVLVGSKVKIGLALASTAAVGAVGVAAGPVLFGPAAVQDVGLTGGAPELVVVPPTETHHQPPPQPQPDPRIGIGVLNGRGTGVAVPIRPRAGAGARQLGANEVPSVPAGDVPAGEVGGSAGDGLTPREDLTSSTFSAPDHPATSPRLDTTTTPDLTMTTESSDSPESAEVPELSPTDGSTLSKDKPTDSTTGTAEPTTTVTPTSGKPCPSSTSDVTGSGEPAESTPTGSEQP; from the coding sequence ATGACCGAGCTGGGCACGGTGCCGCCACCAGCGGCCTCGGAATCCGACGAGCAGGCACTGCTGCAACGGCTCCGCAACGGCGAAGACGCCGCGTTCGGGGAGCTGTTCGAGCTGCACGCCGCCGCCGTCCGCCGGCTCGCGCAGAGCCTGGCCGCCGACCGGTCCGAGGCCGAGGACATCACCGCGGAGACCTTCTTCCGCGTGCTGCAGGCCCTCCGCCGCGGCGCCGGACCCCGCGACTACGTCCGCGCCTACCTGCTCACCGTCGCCCGCCGCGTTTCGTGGGAGTGGCACGGGGCCCGCCGGGACGTCCCGGTCTCCGACGACGAACTCACCTTCCGCGCCGGGGCGGGCGCCGACACGCACGCCCGCGCCGCGGAGCACACGCTGATCACCACCGCGTTCACCAGCCTGCCGGAGCGCTGGCGGACGGTGCTGTGGCAGACCGAGGTCGAGGGCGAGCAGCCCGCCATGGTCGCGCCGCACTTCGGGTTGAGCGCGAACGCCACCGCGGCGCTGGCCCGCCGGGCGCGCCAGGGGCTGCGCGCGGCTTACCTGCAGGCACACCTTTCGGTGAACCGCGGGCCGGACTCGTGCCGCGCGGTCGTCGAGAAGCTCGGCGGGTTCACCGCGGGCAGCGTCACCGGTGCCGAGGCCGAGCGGATCAAGGCGCACCTGCACGGCTGCTCGTCGTGCCGCGCCACCCAGGACGAGCTCCGCGACGTCTGTTCGTCGCTGCGCGCGCACGCCGGCGTGCTGGTGCTGCTGGTGCCCGCCGCCGCGTCGGTCGGCGGCAGCGGGGTGCTGGCCGGGATCGGCACGACGATCAAGGGTGTCCTGGTCGGTTCGAAGGTCAAGATCGGGCTCGCGCTGGCGTCGACCGCCGCCGTGGGTGCGGTCGGGGTCGCGGCCGGTCCGGTGCTGTTCGGGCCGGCGGCGGTCCAGGACGTCGGGCTGACCGGCGGCGCGCCGGAGCTCGTGGTGGTGCCGCCGACCGAGACGCACCACCAGCCGCCACCGCAGCCGCAGCCCGATCCCCGGATCGGCATCGGCGTGCTCAACGGCCGCGGCACGGGGGTCGCCGTGCCGATCCGGCCGCGCGCCGGCGCCGGCGCCCGGCAGCTCGGCGCGAACGAGGTGCCGTCCGTGCCCGCGGGCGACGTCCCGGCCGGGGAAGTCGGCGGCAGCGCTGGCGACGGGCTGACCCCGCGCGAAGACCTCACGTCGTCGACCTTCAGCGCGCCCGACCACCCGGCGACTTCGCCGCGGCTCGACACGACGACGACCCCGGACCTGACGATGACCACCGAATCGAGCGACTCGCCGGAGAGCGCCGAGGTGCCCGAGCTGTCGCCGACCGACGGGTCGACGTTGTCGAAGGACAAGCCGACCGACAGCACCACCGGCACGGCCGAACCGACGACGACGGTGACGCCGACGTCCGGAAAACCGTGCCCGAGCAGCACCTCCGACGTCACTGGTTCGGGCGAACCCGCGGAATCGACGCCGACCGGCTCCGAACAGCCGTGA
- a CDS encoding DUF983 domain-containing protein translates to MNRLVRGEDGRDWVVRAQMEWRAPATADDFEHDVAGSYGPGIAMIVVTVLLAVILVVWTPDQVNIPAWVLLALLLVVLFFPLRWILRRPWTVVAETEGDVTGDRPSERWVGTIRGMFTVQGEVKKISKTIQRHSLPDFDGPLHPVE, encoded by the coding sequence ATGAACCGGCTGGTGCGCGGCGAAGACGGCCGCGACTGGGTGGTCCGTGCCCAGATGGAATGGCGTGCGCCGGCGACGGCCGACGACTTCGAGCACGACGTCGCGGGCAGCTACGGCCCCGGCATCGCGATGATCGTGGTGACCGTGCTGCTGGCCGTCATCCTCGTCGTGTGGACGCCGGACCAGGTCAACATCCCCGCGTGGGTGCTGCTCGCGCTGCTGCTGGTGGTGCTGTTCTTCCCCCTGCGGTGGATCCTGCGCCGGCCGTGGACGGTCGTCGCGGAGACCGAGGGCGACGTGACCGGCGACCGGCCGTCCGAGCGCTGGGTCGGCACCATCCGCGGCATGTTCACCGTGCAGGGCGAGGTCAAGAAGATCTCCAAGACCATCCAGCGGCACTCGCTGCCGGACTTCGACGGGCCGCTGCACCCGGTCGAATAG
- a CDS encoding Fpg/Nei family DNA glycosylase, whose protein sequence is MPELPEVEALAHHLRENAVGQTIFRIDVASLSVLKTATPPWTDLHGREITGATRHGKHLDVVAGDLHLVVHLARAGWLRWSDGLAAAPLKPGKGPISLRVHLESATGPGFDLTEAGTKKGLAVWIVKDPQEIASVARLGPDALSLDATQLRELFAGKNTRLKWALTDQSLIAGIGNAYSDEIMHRAKLSPYATIGKLDDGALETLAEAIVEIESDAVKRSVGQKAARLKGEKRSGLRVHARTGLPCPVCGDTIREISFADKSFQYCPTCQTGGKPLADRRMSRLLK, encoded by the coding sequence ATGCCCGAGCTACCCGAGGTCGAAGCGCTGGCCCACCACCTGCGCGAGAACGCGGTCGGCCAGACGATCTTCCGCATCGATGTCGCATCGCTGAGCGTGCTGAAGACGGCGACCCCGCCGTGGACGGACCTGCACGGCCGCGAGATCACCGGCGCGACCCGGCACGGCAAGCACCTCGACGTCGTCGCCGGCGACCTGCACCTGGTCGTCCACCTGGCGCGCGCGGGCTGGCTGCGCTGGTCCGACGGCCTCGCCGCGGCGCCGCTGAAGCCGGGCAAGGGGCCCATCTCGCTGCGCGTGCACCTCGAGTCCGCGACCGGGCCCGGGTTCGACCTCACCGAAGCGGGCACCAAGAAGGGTCTCGCGGTGTGGATCGTCAAGGACCCCCAGGAGATCGCGAGCGTGGCGCGCCTCGGCCCGGACGCCCTCTCCCTCGACGCGACCCAGCTGCGTGAGCTGTTCGCCGGCAAGAACACCCGCCTGAAGTGGGCGCTCACCGACCAGTCGCTGATCGCCGGGATCGGCAACGCCTACTCCGACGAGATCATGCACCGCGCGAAGCTCTCGCCGTACGCGACGATCGGCAAGCTCGACGACGGCGCGCTGGAGACCCTTGCCGAAGCGATCGTCGAGATCGAGTCCGACGCGGTCAAGCGCTCGGTCGGCCAGAAGGCCGCGCGGCTGAAGGGCGAGAAGCGGTCTGGCCTGCGGGTCCACGCGCGGACCGGCCTGCCGTGCCCGGTCTGCGGCGACACGATCCGCGAGATCTCGTTCGCCGACAAGTCGTTCCAGTACTGCCCGACCTGCCAGACCGGCGGCAAGCCGCTCGCCGACCGCCGGATGTCGCGGCTCCTCAAGTAG
- a CDS encoding histidine kinase, producing MDAVSGFPLAQIIPWGVAVLLLVVVIVLLVKQRKPASVVEDAMLQAVHRMSKAAPNLRSGLDEDAADKITTQLLQMLDCVAVGITDSEGTLLSWDGEANEHYVDLVDAIGAAIRKHRREVVAHDRMPCNHRGTCRMKTAVIVPLLVEGETEAALIVVGRTRGRLVQMADAVAQFVCTQFELSRLDESKQQLQQAEIKALRAQISPHFVYNALNTISALIRTDPEEARELLQDFADFTRYSFRSSGMFTSLAEELRNIDRYLTIENARFGGRLEVRMKIAPEVLSVVVPFLIIQPLVENAVKHGLASKPSGGCVTVIAQDHGTEALISVEDDGIGMDPRRLNDVKNAHSTGAHVGLGNISQRMQQVFGNDYAVMVETAPGAGMKVTLRVPKFVPGVRPNMPDYSSEDADVPAQSGPAQLNGADSGGVNGSRSGILPMG from the coding sequence ATGGACGCCGTGTCCGGGTTTCCGCTTGCGCAGATCATCCCGTGGGGTGTCGCGGTACTGCTCCTCGTCGTGGTGATCGTGCTGCTCGTGAAACAGCGCAAGCCGGCCAGCGTGGTGGAGGACGCCATGCTGCAGGCCGTCCACCGGATGTCGAAGGCGGCGCCGAACCTCCGCTCCGGCCTGGACGAGGACGCCGCCGACAAGATCACCACGCAGCTGCTGCAGATGCTCGACTGCGTCGCCGTCGGCATCACCGACAGCGAAGGCACGCTGCTGTCCTGGGACGGCGAGGCCAACGAGCACTACGTCGACCTCGTCGACGCCATCGGCGCGGCCATCCGCAAGCACCGCCGCGAGGTCGTCGCGCACGACCGGATGCCGTGCAACCACCGCGGCACCTGCCGGATGAAGACCGCGGTCATCGTGCCGCTGCTGGTCGAGGGCGAGACCGAGGCGGCGCTGATCGTCGTCGGCCGCACCCGCGGGCGCCTGGTGCAGATGGCCGACGCGGTCGCGCAGTTCGTCTGCACGCAGTTCGAGCTGTCCCGGCTCGACGAGTCGAAGCAGCAGCTCCAGCAGGCCGAGATCAAGGCGCTGCGCGCGCAGATCTCGCCGCACTTCGTCTACAACGCGCTGAACACGATCTCCGCGCTGATCCGCACGGACCCCGAAGAGGCGCGAGAGCTGCTTCAGGACTTCGCCGACTTCACGCGCTACTCGTTCCGGTCGTCGGGCATGTTCACCTCGCTCGCCGAGGAACTGCGCAACATCGACCGCTACCTGACCATCGAGAACGCCCGCTTCGGCGGCCGGCTCGAGGTGCGGATGAAGATCGCGCCCGAGGTGCTCAGCGTCGTCGTGCCGTTTCTGATCATCCAGCCGCTGGTGGAGAACGCGGTCAAGCACGGCCTGGCCAGCAAGCCCAGCGGCGGCTGCGTCACGGTGATCGCGCAGGACCACGGCACCGAGGCGCTGATCAGCGTCGAGGACGACGGCATCGGCATGGACCCGCGGCGGCTCAACGACGTCAAGAACGCGCACAGCACCGGCGCGCACGTCGGGCTCGGCAACATCAGCCAGCGCATGCAACAGGTCTTCGGCAACGACTACGCGGTGATGGTCGAGACCGCGCCCGGCGCCGGCATGAAGGTGACGCTGCGGGTGCCGAAGTTCGTCCCGGGCGTCCGCCCGAACATGCCGGACTACAGCTCGGAGGACGCCGACGTCCCGGCGCAGAGCGGCCCGGCCCAGCTGAACGGCGCCGACAGCGGCGGGGTCAACGGCTCGCGTTCGGGCATCCTCCCCATGGGCTGA
- a CDS encoding S49 family peptidase — MSVTNKLASRIPVLADRVERKDVVAVVKLHGVITPSPSPLARGAINLNAVESALTRAFGHERLKAVALLVNSPGGAPTQSGLVAERVRQLADEKQVPVLAFCEDVAASGGYWLACAADEIYAHRTSMVGSIGVISGGFGFTGLLERFGIERRLHTAGANKSRLDPFSPEKPEDVEWLKKMHTQLHDLFVGWVKERRGDRLTAAEDLFTGDVWLGAKALELGLIDGLGSLRQVLTERYPDAEISVAEPKRPFLARLGVGAPAAASAVLEAVTQKAAWSRFGL; from the coding sequence ATGAGCGTTACGAACAAACTGGCTTCGCGGATCCCGGTGCTCGCCGACCGGGTCGAGCGCAAGGACGTCGTGGCCGTGGTGAAGCTGCACGGCGTGATCACGCCGTCGCCGTCGCCGCTGGCCAGGGGCGCGATCAACCTGAACGCCGTCGAGTCGGCCTTGACCAGGGCGTTCGGCCACGAGCGGCTGAAGGCGGTCGCGCTGCTGGTGAACTCGCCCGGCGGCGCGCCGACGCAGTCCGGGCTGGTCGCCGAGCGCGTCCGCCAGCTGGCCGACGAGAAGCAGGTCCCGGTGCTGGCGTTCTGCGAAGACGTCGCCGCGTCCGGCGGCTACTGGCTGGCCTGCGCGGCCGACGAGATCTACGCCCACCGCACGTCCATGGTCGGCTCGATCGGCGTGATCAGCGGCGGCTTCGGCTTCACGGGCCTGCTGGAACGCTTCGGCATCGAGCGCCGCCTGCACACGGCGGGCGCCAACAAGTCGCGCCTCGACCCCTTCTCGCCGGAGAAGCCGGAAGACGTCGAGTGGCTGAAGAAGATGCACACCCAGCTCCACGACCTGTTCGTCGGCTGGGTCAAGGAACGCCGCGGCGACCGCCTGACGGCCGCGGAGGACCTGTTCACCGGAGACGTCTGGCTCGGCGCGAAGGCGCTGGAGCTCGGCCTGATCGACGGCCTCGGCAGCCTCCGCCAGGTCCTCACCGAGCGCTACCCCGACGCGGAGATCTCGGTGGCCGAGCCGAAGCGCCCCTTCCTGGCCCGCCTCGGCGTCGGCGCCCCGGCCGCGGCCTCGGCGGTCCTGGAGGCGGTCACGCAGAAGGCGGCGTGGTCCCGCTTCGGCCTCTGA
- a CDS encoding carbohydrate-binding protein, protein MPHSRRLAIGAAFGAALIAIPLTIPAAASIPPPESGWTTVFADDFTGSSGALPASANWIIDTGHSYPGGPANWGTGEIQNYTANPGNVSLDGGGNLRITPLRDGSGNWTSARIETQRTNFKPPAGGVMRIESRIQMPNVTGAAALGYWPAFWALGGPYRGNWWNWPAVGEFDIMENVNGINSVWGVLHCGVNPGGPCNETTGIVANRACPGSSCQSAFHTYRFEWDASTSPQVFRWFVDGQQFHSVSQNQVDATTWANMTTHQGYFVLLNVAIGGAFPNNNSGTTTPGPGIVPGHPMVVDYVTVTTRGGSTTTTPPTTTTPPGNGGSAYSTIQAEAYSQQNGLAKQTTTDTGGGQNIGPAGNGDWALYPNVDFGGSAATNFQARVASGAANGVSGLVEVRLDSLANAPIGSFAVGNTGGWQSWRTVPANISAVTGVHNVYVTFTSGQPADFVNLNWFTFVH, encoded by the coding sequence ATGCCCCACTCCCGAAGACTCGCCATCGGTGCCGCGTTCGGCGCCGCGCTCATCGCCATCCCGCTGACCATTCCCGCCGCGGCGTCGATCCCGCCGCCGGAGTCGGGCTGGACCACCGTCTTCGCCGACGACTTCACCGGCAGCTCCGGCGCACTCCCCGCGAGCGCGAACTGGATCATCGACACCGGCCACAGCTACCCCGGCGGGCCCGCCAACTGGGGCACCGGCGAGATCCAGAACTACACCGCCAACCCCGGCAACGTCTCCCTCGACGGCGGCGGCAACCTCCGCATCACGCCGCTGCGCGACGGGTCGGGCAACTGGACGTCGGCGCGGATCGAAACGCAGCGCACGAACTTCAAGCCGCCGGCGGGCGGGGTCATGCGGATCGAGAGCCGGATCCAGATGCCGAACGTCACCGGCGCCGCCGCGCTCGGGTACTGGCCCGCGTTCTGGGCGCTCGGCGGCCCGTACCGCGGCAACTGGTGGAACTGGCCCGCCGTCGGCGAGTTCGACATCATGGAGAACGTCAACGGGATCAACTCCGTCTGGGGCGTCCTGCACTGCGGCGTCAACCCCGGCGGCCCGTGCAACGAGACCACCGGCATCGTCGCCAACCGGGCGTGCCCCGGCAGCAGCTGCCAGTCGGCCTTCCACACCTACCGCTTCGAATGGGACGCGAGCACCAGCCCGCAGGTGTTCCGCTGGTTCGTCGACGGCCAGCAGTTCCACTCGGTGAGCCAGAACCAGGTCGATGCCACGACCTGGGCGAACATGACCACTCACCAGGGCTACTTCGTGTTGCTGAACGTCGCCATCGGCGGCGCGTTCCCGAACAACAACTCCGGCACCACGACGCCGGGGCCGGGGATCGTGCCCGGGCACCCGATGGTCGTCGACTACGTCACCGTCACCACGCGCGGCGGGAGCACGACCACGACCCCGCCGACCACGACCACGCCGCCCGGGAACGGCGGCAGCGCGTACAGCACCATCCAGGCCGAGGCGTACAGCCAGCAGAACGGCCTCGCGAAGCAGACGACCACCGACACCGGTGGCGGCCAGAACATCGGGCCCGCGGGCAACGGCGACTGGGCGCTCTACCCGAACGTCGACTTCGGCGGCTCCGCCGCGACCAACTTCCAGGCGCGGGTGGCGTCCGGCGCCGCGAACGGCGTCAGCGGATTGGTGGAAGTGCGGCTGGACAGCCTCGCCAACGCGCCCATCGGCAGCTTCGCCGTCGGCAACACCGGCGGCTGGCAGAGCTGGCGGACCGTCCCCGCCAACATCAGCGCGGTCACCGGGGTGCACAACGTGTACGTGACGTTCACGAGCGGCCAGCCCGCCGACTTCGTGAACCTCAACTGGTTCACGTTCGTGCACTGA
- a CDS encoding LytTR family DNA-binding domain-containing protein produces the protein MRFTVSAHDDTRKLVVLAVDDEPNGLDELVHCLRNSPHVAKVFPAIDASEALRLLSTDDPRLRERKDRGLPIVDAVFADIDMPGLSGMEMSRVFAALRPSPALVFVTGHAEEAVNAFDLGALDYVLKPYQQDRLDRAITRVIDKLASAAAPPPGALGGEPVKNDDEVIPVELAGTTKLIPRSSVRWVEAQGDYARLFTTEGSHLVRIPLAQLEERWEKAGFVRIHRSFLVALPLITELRMGQGGYQVVIGNEEKVLPVSRRHTRALKDRLVGSGRNG, from the coding sequence ATGCGTTTCACTGTGAGTGCTCACGATGACACCCGGAAACTCGTGGTCCTGGCTGTGGACGACGAGCCGAACGGTCTTGACGAACTCGTCCACTGCCTGCGCAACAGCCCGCACGTGGCGAAGGTGTTCCCGGCGATCGACGCCTCCGAGGCGCTTCGGTTGCTGTCCACCGACGACCCGCGGCTGCGCGAGCGCAAGGACCGCGGCCTGCCGATCGTCGACGCCGTCTTCGCGGACATCGACATGCCCGGCCTGTCCGGCATGGAGATGTCCCGCGTGTTCGCCGCGCTCCGGCCGTCGCCCGCGCTGGTCTTCGTCACCGGGCACGCCGAAGAAGCGGTCAACGCCTTCGACCTCGGTGCGCTCGACTACGTGCTCAAGCCGTACCAGCAGGACCGGCTCGACCGCGCCATCACGCGCGTGATCGACAAGCTGGCCTCCGCCGCGGCGCCCCCGCCCGGCGCGCTGGGCGGCGAGCCGGTGAAGAACGACGACGAGGTCATCCCGGTCGAGCTGGCCGGCACCACCAAGCTCATCCCGCGCTCGTCGGTCCGCTGGGTCGAGGCGCAGGGCGACTACGCGCGGCTGTTCACGACCGAAGGCAGCCACCTGGTCCGCATCCCGCTGGCGCAGCTCGAGGAACGCTGGGAGAAGGCCGGCTTCGTCCGGATCCACCGGTCGTTCCTGGTCGCGCTGCCGCTGATCACCGAACTGCGCATGGGCCAGGGTGGCTACCAGGTCGTGATCGGCAACGAGGAGAAGGTGCTCCCGGTGAGCCGGCGGCACACCCGCGCGCTGAAGGACCGGCTGGTCGGTTCGGGCCGGAACGGCTGA